One Clostridium cagae genomic window, GTATCAGAGCAATTAAAATCATTATCTAAAGAAGCTGTATATAACATAGCTAGAAATTTAGGTATGAATAAAATTTCAACATTAAATAAAGATGCTTTAATTGAAAAAGTTCTTAGTGAATATACTGAAATAATTGCAAAGCAATTTATATATTTTGAAGAAGAAAGATTTAATATTCTAAAGGGTTATCTTAATAATGGTGGAGTAAAAATTTTTGATCATATTGATGAGTATGAACTTAGTAGAACAGCATATTTTATGCAACAAGGAATTATATTTCCGTCAACAAAGGATGAAAAAGCAGTATTTTTAATGCCAAAGATAGTTCAAGATATAATAATAAATAAAAGTAATACTGAATATATAGATAGACTAAAAAGAAATAAGGAAGTATTAGATCTATATAGAGGATTAAACAAAGCCTATGGAATTATAAATACTAAGGATGTTACATCATTAGTACAAAGGTATGATATAGAAAATTTAGGTGAATGTAGTATAAATGAAATAATAAAAGAAGCTCAATACTATTATAGAGAATATAGAGAAGAAAAAGGATTTTTTATAAATAATAATATAGAAAACTGGTCTGATTTATTAAAGGATATAGAAAAATATAATAAAGATTTAGAATATTACAATATAAATAAAAGTGAATTATTAGATATGCTTGGTTCAGAATGGACATATAAGAGTAAATTTGGAAAGTCATTTTTAAAAGAATTTACTAATATATTTGAAATTAAAAAAGAAATGGTGTATCAAATAATGGACGATTTGTCATTTGATATTCAAGACAATGATATAGATGATACAATAAATAGTTTGTTAGAATTAATAAATGCAAACAATTTAGAACTTAGAAACCACGTAAAAAATATAGCAACTAAGTTTTTAAGCAATATAAGACTTTGGAAATATAAAGGTGCTACAATAAATGAAATGAATGGAGATATTATAGAAGCTAAGTCTAAACTAATCATTGGCAGAAATGATCCATGTGTTTGTGGTAGTGGGAAAAAATATAAAAAGTGTTGTGGAAAAAATTAATTAGAGTTTATTATACTATAAAAATAACTTTCTCAGTTTACAAATAAATTCAATATCAGTTATGTACAGGAACTACTTATTTATTAAGTAGTTCTTTTAAGTCTTTAAATACTTTTTTAAATTTATGATTAATTTAT contains:
- a CDS encoding SEC-C metal-binding domain-containing protein; this encodes MVKKECSNKDTNNEFIENKETDESAELYDNMMDDLFEKYENKMNKMFVKGVYSFEVSEQLKSLSKEAVYNIARNLGMNKISTLNKDALIEKVLSEYTEIIAKQFIYFEEERFNILKGYLNNGGVKIFDHIDEYELSRTAYFMQQGIIFPSTKDEKAVFLMPKIVQDIIINKSNTEYIDRLKRNKEVLDLYRGLNKAYGIINTKDVTSLVQRYDIENLGECSINEIIKEAQYYYREYREEKGFFINNNIENWSDLLKDIEKYNKDLEYYNINKSELLDMLGSEWTYKSKFGKSFLKEFTNIFEIKKEMVYQIMDDLSFDIQDNDIDDTINSLLELINANNLELRNHVKNIATKFLSNIRLWKYKGATINEMNGDIIEAKSKLIIGRNDPCVCGSGKKYKKCCGKN